Proteins encoded within one genomic window of Phototrophicus methaneseepsis:
- the leuS gene encoding leucine--tRNA ligase: MTDTHDSQNYDPKAIEQKWQQQWDETGLYRSKVDWDKPKHYALTMLPYPSGDLHIGHWFAMTPSDARARWMRMQGYNVLFPMGFDAFGLPAEQAAISRNIHPWKWTYANIERMRKQLRSMGAMFDWEREAISCTPEYYKWTEWFFKVFYENELAYRGEALVNWSEALQTVLANEQVIDGKDERLGQPVVQKLMTQWFFKITKYADELLNFDKLDWPEPIKVMQTNWIGRSEGAKVTFTTEKTRDNITVFTTRPDTLWGATFMVLAPEHPLVDKIVSEEQREAVEAYRTEAAAATEIERLSEDREKTGVFTGAYAINPVTERPIPIWIADYVMISYGTGAIMAVPYGDQRDFEFARKFGLDIVAVVQPDGTDTVPVPAEMDEAYAGPGTMVNSGPITGIYHNGEKGRKSPAIAAAIDYLEEHSIGEETVNYRLRDWLISRQRYWGSPIPVIYPESGGMELVPEGELPVELPEDVEFMPTGRSPLTYHEPFLNTTDSKGQPARRETDTMDTFMCSSWYPLRYLSPHDSEQAFDPDQAAYWLPVDVYTGGAEHATMHLLYTRFFTKALRDTGVFDDTRKVMKRHGRDPEGLFDEPMLLLRNQGQVLGGERQGDYLLCSGRFMGDKLIADKVQVVEWGEVPAGFQGVTGELMKRVENTLFVGPDNSVVEVPADAVVDIPAIEGTNNVNQLKHHLEIQRMSKSKGNVVNPDELVDKYGADTVRAYLMFNFDWQKGGPWNENNIKGPAGWISDVWDIVVAGEPDAKGDEAVERDVERKLHQAIGEVTSSLDKFSFNKAIADQMKFKNFFKAAIQAGDIGAEAWAATINAMLRLMAPFTPHVAEELWARMGWDYSVHQQAWPEYDEEKAKEDEVPLVIMVNGKPRGTITVPAEISREEAEEIALNSERVASFLNGDTPNRVIFIPGDEPKVNIVVGGKKKKK; this comes from the coding sequence ATGACTGATACACACGATTCGCAAAATTATGATCCCAAGGCCATTGAGCAAAAGTGGCAGCAGCAATGGGATGAGACGGGCTTGTATCGCAGCAAGGTCGATTGGGATAAGCCCAAGCACTACGCGCTGACCATGCTGCCGTATCCATCCGGCGATCTGCACATTGGGCACTGGTTCGCTATGACGCCCAGTGATGCGCGCGCCCGCTGGATGCGTATGCAGGGTTATAACGTCCTGTTCCCGATGGGCTTTGATGCTTTTGGCCTGCCCGCAGAGCAAGCCGCGATCAGCCGTAACATCCATCCATGGAAGTGGACCTATGCCAATATTGAGCGTATGCGTAAGCAACTGCGCAGCATGGGCGCTATGTTCGACTGGGAGCGTGAGGCCATTTCTTGCACGCCGGAGTATTACAAATGGACGGAGTGGTTCTTCAAGGTCTTCTATGAAAACGAGTTAGCTTATCGCGGCGAAGCGCTGGTCAACTGGTCAGAAGCACTCCAAACCGTACTGGCGAACGAACAGGTCATTGATGGTAAGGACGAGCGCCTGGGCCAGCCTGTTGTGCAGAAGTTGATGACGCAGTGGTTCTTCAAGATCACCAAGTATGCAGATGAACTGCTGAACTTCGATAAGCTGGATTGGCCGGAGCCGATCAAGGTTATGCAGACCAACTGGATTGGTCGCAGCGAAGGCGCGAAAGTCACGTTCACGACAGAGAAGACACGCGACAACATCACCGTCTTTACGACTCGGCCCGATACCTTGTGGGGCGCGACCTTCATGGTGCTGGCACCAGAGCATCCCTTAGTCGATAAGATCGTCTCTGAAGAACAGCGCGAAGCTGTCGAAGCGTACCGTACGGAAGCCGCCGCAGCGACTGAAATTGAGCGCCTGAGCGAAGACCGTGAGAAAACAGGCGTCTTCACCGGCGCATATGCGATCAACCCTGTCACAGAGCGGCCTATCCCGATCTGGATCGCTGATTACGTCATGATTAGCTATGGTACCGGTGCGATTATGGCAGTGCCCTATGGCGACCAGCGCGACTTTGAGTTTGCACGTAAGTTCGGTCTGGATATCGTCGCGGTGGTGCAGCCTGATGGTACGGATACAGTCCCTGTCCCGGCAGAGATGGACGAAGCCTATGCTGGCCCCGGTACGATGGTCAACAGCGGCCCCATCACGGGCATTTATCACAATGGCGAGAAGGGCCGTAAGAGCCCGGCTATCGCTGCTGCCATCGATTATCTGGAAGAACACAGCATCGGCGAAGAAACGGTCAATTATCGCCTGCGGGATTGGCTCATCAGCCGTCAGCGCTATTGGGGCAGCCCCATCCCGGTGATTTACCCGGAGAGCGGCGGCATGGAACTGGTGCCGGAGGGTGAGTTACCTGTCGAGCTGCCGGAAGATGTGGAATTCATGCCGACAGGCCGCAGCCCGCTGACCTATCACGAGCCCTTCTTGAATACGACCGACAGCAAAGGCCAGCCTGCCCGCCGCGAGACGGATACCATGGATACGTTCATGTGCTCATCGTGGTACCCGCTGCGTTATCTATCGCCGCACGATTCTGAACAGGCCTTCGACCCGGACCAGGCCGCTTACTGGCTGCCAGTGGATGTTTATACAGGTGGTGCGGAACATGCGACGATGCATCTGCTGTATACGCGCTTCTTCACCAAGGCGCTGCGCGATACGGGCGTCTTCGATGACACCAGGAAAGTCATGAAACGCCATGGCCGCGACCCTGAAGGCTTGTTCGATGAACCGATGCTGCTGCTGCGTAATCAGGGGCAGGTATTAGGTGGTGAACGCCAGGGAGATTATCTGCTATGCAGTGGCCGCTTTATGGGCGATAAGCTGATTGCGGATAAAGTCCAGGTGGTCGAATGGGGCGAGGTCCCGGCTGGCTTCCAGGGTGTGACGGGTGAATTGATGAAGCGCGTCGAGAACACGTTGTTCGTCGGTCCGGATAACAGCGTTGTGGAAGTGCCCGCCGATGCCGTTGTCGATATTCCGGCTATTGAAGGCACCAACAACGTCAATCAGCTCAAGCATCATCTGGAAATTCAGCGTATGTCCAAGAGTAAGGGCAACGTCGTGAACCCGGATGAACTGGTCGATAAATACGGCGCCGATACCGTCCGTGCCTACCTGATGTTCAACTTCGATTGGCAGAAGGGCGGTCCCTGGAACGAAAACAATATCAAGGGTCCGGCTGGCTGGATCAGTGACGTATGGGATATCGTCGTAGCGGGTGAACCTGACGCGAAAGGCGATGAAGCTGTCGAGCGCGATGTTGAGCGCAAATTGCATCAGGCTATTGGCGAAGTCACCAGCAGTTTGGATAAGTTCAGCTTCAATAAGGCGATTGCGGACCAGATGAAGTTCAAGAACTTCTTCAAGGCGGCTATCCAGGCTGGTGATATTGGTGCTGAGGCCTGGGCTGCGACTATCAACGCCATGCTGCGTTTGATGGCACCCTTCACGCCTCATGTCGCTGAAGAATTGTGGGCACGTATGGGTTGGGATTACAGCGTGCATCAGCAGGCCTGGCCGGAATACGACGAAGAGAAGGCTAAAGAGGACGAGGTCCCGCTGGTCATCATGGTGAACGGTAAGCCGCGTGGTACGATCACCGTTCCGGCAGAGATCAGCCGTGAAGAGGCGGAAGAAATCGCCCTCAACAGTGAGCGTGTGGCGTCCTTCCTGAATGGCGATACGCCCAATCGCGTCATCTTCATCCCTGGCGATGAACCAAAGGTCAATATCGTGGTTGGCGGCAAGAAAAAGAAGAAATAG
- a CDS encoding serine hydrolase domain-containing protein, whose protein sequence is MSSSFLHSTPEQQGVPSKAILDFIEAAEASPNELHSFILMRHGSVIASGGWSPYAPDRPHMLFSLSKSFTSSAIGFAVTEGLLTVEDHLIDYFPDDLPATISDNLREMRIRHVLSMNTGHDVDTTGFFFERSDEDWIKAFFDVPVVHQPGTHFVYNTGATYMLSALIQKLTGQRLLDYLTPRLMQPLGIEGATWEVSPQGIDTGGFGLNVTTEDIAKLGQLYLQRGQWNGQQILPEVWIEEASSKHSDNGDDPLSDWAQGYGYQFWRCRHNAYRGDGAFGQYCIVMPEQDAVLAITSGVRDMQAVMNLVWAHLLPNMTDEMPLSPDSAASDQLRAKLASLAYAPPQGMTASPLMDRINHQAYTLSENDLGLQSLCFDFDGPDCVVTMDFLSEGKSFREHFSYWSGVQTFSAGLGKWVERAPALEDEEPGIAASLVCLDDQCLLLTLRIFTTPFVYVFACTFTGEQLHMDVDVNAAFGETTFSIIGQQT, encoded by the coding sequence ATGTCGTCTTCGTTCCTACACAGTACCCCGGAGCAGCAAGGCGTTCCCTCGAAAGCCATCCTGGATTTCATCGAAGCCGCAGAAGCCAGCCCCAATGAATTACATAGTTTTATCCTGATGCGGCATGGCTCCGTCATTGCATCGGGTGGCTGGTCGCCCTATGCGCCAGATCGCCCGCATATGTTGTTTTCGCTCAGCAAGAGCTTTACCTCCAGCGCGATTGGCTTTGCCGTGACAGAAGGTTTGCTCACTGTTGAAGATCATCTGATTGATTATTTCCCTGACGATCTACCCGCTACGATCAGCGACAACCTGCGAGAGATGCGTATACGGCATGTCCTATCCATGAACACCGGCCATGATGTGGATACAACGGGCTTTTTCTTCGAGCGCAGCGATGAAGATTGGATCAAAGCTTTCTTCGATGTGCCTGTTGTGCATCAGCCTGGGACGCATTTTGTTTACAATACGGGCGCGACTTATATGCTTTCCGCACTCATCCAGAAGCTGACGGGCCAGCGTCTGCTGGATTACCTAACGCCTCGTTTGATGCAGCCACTGGGTATTGAAGGCGCGACGTGGGAAGTTTCGCCGCAGGGCATTGATACGGGTGGCTTTGGCTTGAACGTCACAACAGAAGATATTGCCAAGCTCGGCCAACTGTATTTGCAGCGCGGCCAGTGGAACGGCCAGCAAATCCTGCCAGAAGTCTGGATTGAAGAAGCGTCCTCCAAACATAGCGATAATGGAGACGATCCGCTGAGCGACTGGGCACAGGGTTATGGCTATCAATTCTGGCGCTGCCGACACAATGCCTATCGTGGTGATGGGGCTTTCGGGCAGTACTGTATTGTGATGCCGGAGCAGGATGCTGTGCTCGCGATCACCTCCGGCGTGCGCGATATGCAGGCTGTGATGAATCTCGTCTGGGCGCATTTACTGCCTAATATGACCGATGAAATGCCTCTGTCGCCAGATAGCGCCGCGTCTGATCAACTCAGGGCTAAGCTAGCCAGCCTCGCTTATGCGCCGCCACAGGGCATGACGGCATCGCCCTTGATGGACCGGATCAATCATCAGGCTTACACGTTGAGTGAAAATGATCTGGGCTTGCAATCGCTTTGCTTTGATTTCGACGGCCCGGATTGCGTTGTCACAATGGACTTTCTTTCAGAAGGTAAGTCGTTCCGCGAGCATTTCAGCTACTGGTCAGGGGTGCAGACGTTCTCGGCGGGGCTGGGCAAATGGGTTGAGCGTGCGCCTGCGCTGGAAGATGAAGAACCTGGCATCGCGGCCAGTCTCGTCTGCTTGGATGACCAGTGCCTGCTCCTGACGCTGCGCATCTTTACGACGCCTTTCGTCTATGTTTTTGCCTGTACCTTTACAGGGGAGCAGTTACACATGGATGTGGATGTAAATGCCGCCTTTGGGGAAACCACATTCTCAATCATAGGGCAGCAAACCTAA
- a CDS encoding acetyl-CoA carboxylase biotin carboxyl carrier protein subunit — translation MRHNYNYNEQPVAVRIERLPDGRIQAVVDEREYILHASQLEEGTWLLQTDTGQTIAHSASEGDRRYVHLDGQAYELNKQTTSKRRRRAASRAGDFTAQMPGQVTGVMVTEGEQVQAGQTLVVLEAMKMEIRVSATETGTVQRVLVQVGDLVERGQTLVEMA, via the coding sequence ATGCGGCATAATTACAATTACAACGAGCAGCCCGTAGCGGTGCGTATAGAGCGCTTGCCAGATGGCCGTATACAAGCAGTTGTCGATGAGCGTGAATATATTCTGCATGCATCTCAGCTTGAGGAGGGTACTTGGCTGCTACAAACAGACACAGGGCAAACCATCGCACACAGTGCTTCTGAGGGCGATCGTCGCTACGTCCATCTCGACGGGCAGGCTTATGAGCTGAATAAGCAGACCACCAGCAAGCGACGTCGGCGTGCTGCCAGCCGCGCGGGAGATTTTACGGCGCAGATGCCGGGGCAGGTTACAGGTGTGATGGTGACAGAAGGCGAGCAGGTCCAGGCCGGGCAAACGTTGGTCGTGCTGGAAGCGATGAAGATGGAAATCCGCGTGTCTGCGACGGAAACGGGTACTGTTCAGCGCGTGTTGGTGCAGGTAGGCGATCTGGTTGAGCGTGGGCAGACCCTGGTAGAGATGGCGTAA